A window of the Gossypium hirsutum isolate 1008001.06 chromosome A05, Gossypium_hirsutum_v2.1, whole genome shotgun sequence genome harbors these coding sequences:
- the LOC107952808 gene encoding uncharacterized protein, whose product MTSEAAEIMEKLKDKMAEYEATASTNSSVNFEDIDNRIINEVLGPERYSRVRFQGSGVNPTQYFGSTSHQYMPSGSQSQAEVQRLKDQIVQIQASTDEQISQLRVEAAAREAE is encoded by the exons ATGACATCTgaggctgcagaaattatg gagaaactaaaagatAAGATGGCAGAGTATGAAGCGACTGCTTCGACTAatagttctgttaattttgaggatattgataacagaattattaatgaagttttgggtcctgaaaggtatagtcgggttagatttcaaggatctggtgttaacccgacccaatattttggatccacctcgcaccaatacatgccttccgggagtcaaagtcaagctgaagttcagaggctaaaagatcagatagttcagatacaagctagcacagatgagcaaatttctcaacttagagtagaggcagcagcgagggaggcggAGTAG